In one window of Paraflavitalea soli DNA:
- a CDS encoding DedA family protein, producing MSLLDMILLDFHWKQLLNPQFYIENGGLWLLLFVVFAETGLFAGFFLPGDSLLFVAGIYAHEGEGGKPGITYELLNLIGLGQIRNEWLDLIILWLLISLMGILGNMLGYWTGRKIGPAMYHWKDNMLFKKHYLHQAHEFYEKRGGSAIVIARFLPIIRTFAPIVAGIVQMEKKKFTYYNIIGCLAWVFSMVFAGHFLQKWILSQFGFDLKEHLEVIVIGIILVTTAPVLYKLFFGKKKTGEETILPPTNQKPE from the coding sequence ATGAGTTTGCTGGACATGATCTTACTGGATTTTCACTGGAAACAGCTATTAAACCCTCAGTTTTATATAGAGAATGGCGGATTATGGTTGCTGTTGTTTGTAGTGTTTGCCGAAACAGGATTGTTCGCCGGGTTCTTTTTGCCAGGTGATTCCCTGTTATTTGTAGCCGGTATCTACGCCCATGAAGGGGAAGGCGGCAAACCAGGTATCACTTATGAATTATTGAACCTGATCGGCCTGGGCCAGATACGCAATGAATGGCTCGACCTCATCATCCTGTGGCTGCTGATCTCTCTCATGGGTATTTTGGGTAATATGTTGGGTTACTGGACCGGCCGGAAAATAGGCCCCGCCATGTACCATTGGAAAGACAATATGCTGTTCAAAAAACACTACCTCCACCAGGCCCATGAATTTTATGAGAAAAGAGGCGGCAGTGCCATTGTGATCGCCCGTTTCCTGCCCATCATCCGCACCTTTGCCCCGATAGTAGCCGGTATTGTGCAAATGGAAAAAAAGAAGTTCACCTATTATAATATTATCGGTTGCCTGGCCTGGGTATTCAGTATGGTCTTTGCCGGTCACTTTCTCCAAAAATGGATCCTGTCACAATTTGGGTTCGACCTGAAAGAGCACCTCGAAGTGATTGTAATTGGTATCATATTGGTCACTACGGCCCCCGTACTGTATAAATTATTCTTTGGAAAGAAGAAGACCGGAGAAGAAACGATACTTCCACCTACCAACCAAAAGCCTGAATAA
- a CDS encoding dicarboxylate/amino acid:cation symporter, with amino-acid sequence MKKNRLTLYILIAMALGILVGYIVHDFSSPTFIKSFSKNINLLGKLFIRLVQMIIAPLVFSTLVVGIAKLGDMKAVGRVGGKALLWFISASLVSLLVGLVLVNTFQPGHFIDLSHADTEGVKDLMTKNQEFSIEKFVEHIVPRSVIEAMATNEILQLVVFSIFFGVAMTALGDYGKPLIKALDIVAHVILKMVGYVMNVAPLGVFGALAAVVAVKGLEIFKFYIVYFLFFLLGILILWIILLSVGYLILGKRTFHLIRRISSPLLIAFGTTSSEAVFPKLTEELERFGCKNKIVSFILPLGYSFNLDGSMMYMTFASLAIAQAYKVPLDLGTQITMLLVLMVTSKGIAGVPRASLVVVLATCSMFGIPPEGVALILPIDHFCDMFRTMTNVVGNALATSVVSKWEGELGPEQIDDVAAAA; translated from the coding sequence ATGAAGAAAAACAGGCTCACGCTTTATATTCTGATCGCAATGGCGCTCGGCATCCTCGTCGGATACATTGTGCACGATTTCAGTTCCCCTACCTTTATTAAGAGCTTTTCTAAAAATATCAACCTGCTCGGAAAGCTATTTATCCGGTTGGTACAGATGATCATAGCACCCTTGGTATTCTCAACCCTGGTAGTAGGTATTGCTAAATTGGGTGATATGAAGGCCGTTGGCCGGGTAGGAGGCAAAGCACTGTTATGGTTCATCTCTGCCTCCCTCGTTTCCCTGCTGGTAGGACTGGTATTGGTAAATACCTTCCAGCCCGGGCATTTTATTGACCTTTCCCATGCTGATACGGAAGGAGTAAAAGACCTGATGACCAAAAATCAGGAGTTTTCTATAGAAAAGTTCGTAGAACATATTGTCCCCCGCAGTGTCATTGAGGCAATGGCTACCAATGAAATATTGCAATTGGTAGTATTTAGCATATTCTTTGGCGTGGCCATGACCGCCCTTGGCGATTATGGGAAACCGCTCATCAAGGCCCTCGACATTGTAGCCCATGTGATCCTTAAAATGGTAGGCTATGTAATGAATGTAGCCCCCCTGGGTGTTTTTGGAGCCCTGGCCGCTGTAGTGGCAGTAAAGGGACTGGAGATCTTTAAATTCTATATTGTATACTTCCTCTTCTTCTTGTTGGGCATCCTCATTCTCTGGATAATATTGTTAAGTGTGGGATACCTGATATTAGGGAAGCGCACTTTTCACCTCATCAGGCGTATCAGCAGTCCGCTGCTCATTGCCTTCGGTACCACCAGTAGCGAAGCCGTATTCCCCAAGCTTACTGAAGAGTTGGAACGCTTTGGATGTAAGAACAAGATCGTTTCTTTCATACTTCCCCTGGGTTATTCCTTTAACCTGGATGGAAGCATGATGTACATGACCTTTGCCAGTCTGGCCATTGCCCAGGCTTACAAAGTGCCCCTCGATCTGGGTACACAGATTACCATGTTATTGGTGCTGATGGTGACCAGTAAAGGAATAGCGGGCGTGCCAAGGGCCTCCCTGGTGGTAGTATTGGCCACCTGTTCCATGTTTGGCATTCCGCCCGAAGGAGTTGCCCTGATCTTACCAATTGACCATTTTTGCGATATGTTCCGTACAATGACCAACGTGGTGGGCAATGCACTGGCCACCAGCGTCGTTAGTAAGTGGGAAGGAGAATTGGGGCCGGAACAGATAGACGATGTGGCTGCGGCCGCGTAA
- a CDS encoding amino acid permease produces MSLFRKKSLTALLAQAADSEKGLKRTLGAGNLVALGIGAIIGAGLFVRTAAAAGGHAGPAVTISFIIAAVGCAFAGLCYAEFASMIPIAGSAYTYAYTTMGEVVAWIIGWALVLEYALGAATVSIAWSEYLNNLLGGQYHMNGATRQWSLL; encoded by the coding sequence ATGAGTTTGTTCAGAAAAAAATCATTAACAGCTCTTCTGGCCCAGGCAGCCGATTCAGAGAAAGGACTGAAGCGAACCCTTGGCGCCGGTAACCTGGTAGCCCTCGGTATTGGCGCCATCATCGGCGCCGGTTTGTTTGTACGGACGGCAGCTGCTGCGGGTGGACATGCCGGCCCGGCCGTTACCATTTCATTCATCATTGCAGCTGTTGGTTGTGCTTTTGCTGGTTTGTGCTATGCTGAGTTTGCTTCCATGATCCCTATTGCAGGGAGTGCCTACACCTATGCTTATACTACGATGGGCGAGGTAGTGGCCTGGATCATCGGCTGGGCGCTGGTGCTGGAATACGCATTGGGCGCTGCTACTGTATCTATTGCCTGGAGTGAATATCTAAATAATTTGTTGGGGGGGCAATACCATATGAATGGTGCCACTCGCCAATGGAGTCTGCTATAG
- a CDS encoding amino acid permease codes for MESAIDASGVLHTGIFNAPALLILLLLSLLLIKGTEESAIVNAIIVFVKVAIVLVFIAIGWQYMRPENHVPYFIPADHPDAILPDGTHYSYAPTFNHGFMGVLRGAAIVFFAFIGFDAVSTAAQEAKNPKRDMPIGILGSLVVCTILYVLFSWVLTGVAPFTDFQNKGGEASVAYAIKTYMVDHQWLETLVTIAILAGFSSVILVMLLGQSRVFYSMSNDGLLPKVFADLHPKFRTPYKSNLILFLFVGAFAGFVPGRLAGDLTSIGTLFAFVLVSIGVWIMRKSNPEVVRPFKTPAVPFVSSMGVLVCTAMIISLDHVTQLTALAWMIIGLVIYFTYSKKNSKLNHL; via the coding sequence ATGGAGTCTGCTATAGACGCCAGTGGTGTACTGCATACCGGTATCTTCAATGCACCTGCCCTGCTGATCCTGTTGTTGTTATCGCTGTTGCTGATCAAAGGAACGGAAGAATCAGCGATCGTAAATGCCATCATCGTATTCGTGAAAGTAGCCATCGTACTGGTCTTTATTGCGATCGGCTGGCAATATATGAGGCCTGAGAACCATGTGCCTTACTTCATCCCTGCCGACCATCCGGATGCCATCCTGCCCGACGGTACGCATTATTCCTATGCGCCCACCTTCAATCACGGATTCATGGGGGTATTGCGCGGTGCTGCGATCGTATTCTTTGCCTTCATCGGTTTCGATGCCGTATCTACTGCGGCACAGGAAGCGAAGAATCCCAAACGCGATATGCCCATCGGTATCCTGGGTTCACTGGTTGTTTGTACCATCCTTTATGTACTGTTCTCCTGGGTACTTACCGGTGTAGCTCCGTTCACCGACTTCCAAAATAAAGGTGGAGAAGCTTCTGTAGCTTATGCCATTAAAACTTATATGGTCGATCACCAATGGCTCGAAACGCTGGTAACCATCGCCATCCTGGCAGGTTTCTCTTCCGTGATCCTGGTGATGCTGCTTGGCCAGAGCCGTGTATTCTACTCTATGAGTAATGATGGCCTGCTGCCCAAGGTTTTTGCGGACCTGCATCCTAAATTCAGGACTCCTTATAAATCAAACCTGATCCTGTTCCTCTTTGTAGGCGCTTTTGCAGGTTTTGTTCCCGGCCGTTTGGCAGGAGACCTGACCAGCATCGGTACCCTCTTCGCCTTTGTACTGGTGAGCATTGGGGTGTGGATCATGCGTAAATCGAACCCTGAAGTGGTACGTCCATTCAAAACACCGGCTGTACCTTTCGTATCCAGCATGGGTGTATTGGTTTGTACCGCGATGATCATTTCCCTCGATCATGTCACTCAGTTGACAGCCCTCGCCTGGATGATCATTGGTCTGGTGATCTACTTCACCTACAGCAAGAAGAATAGTAAGCTCAATCACTTATAA
- a CDS encoding YebC/PmpR family DNA-binding transcriptional regulator — MGRIFEVRKSTMFARWDKMAKQFSRIGKEIAIAVKSGGPDPHTNPALRRCMQNAKSVNMPKDRVEAAIKRAQGKEMENYEEILYEGYGPHGVAILVETATDNHVRTVANVKSIFNKGGGTLGNSNSVSFQFKKMGVFKLKPEGLNLDDLELELIDFGLEELGEGTGENGETVLVVRVGFTDFGNMQKALEEKGITPISAELEWIPGTPVELGEEQAQDVLKLVDKLEQDEDVQKVFHNLA; from the coding sequence ATGGGTAGGATATTTGAAGTTCGTAAGTCTACCATGTTTGCCCGCTGGGACAAAATGGCCAAACAGTTTAGCCGCATTGGAAAGGAAATCGCCATTGCCGTGAAATCCGGTGGTCCCGACCCGCATACCAACCCTGCCCTGCGCCGGTGTATGCAGAATGCCAAGAGCGTGAACATGCCCAAGGACCGCGTAGAAGCGGCCATCAAACGGGCGCAGGGCAAGGAAATGGAGAACTATGAGGAGATCCTGTACGAAGGATATGGTCCGCACGGGGTAGCCATCCTGGTAGAAACAGCCACGGATAACCACGTACGTACGGTTGCCAATGTGAAGTCGATCTTCAACAAGGGCGGCGGTACACTGGGCAATAGCAACAGTGTAAGTTTTCAGTTTAAGAAAATGGGGGTTTTCAAATTAAAGCCCGAAGGCCTTAACCTGGATGACCTGGAACTGGAACTGATCGACTTCGGCCTGGAAGAGCTGGGTGAAGGTACGGGCGAGAATGGCGAAACAGTATTGGTAGTACGCGTGGGCTTTACCGATTTCGGCAATATGCAAAAAGCGTTGGAAGAAAAAGGCATCACCCCCATCAGTGCCGAATTGGAATGGATACCCGGTACACCGGTAGAGTTGGGAGAAGAACAAGCCCAGGACGTATTGAAACTGGTAGATAAGCTGGAGCAGGATGAGGATGTACAGAAAGTGTTCCATAACCTGGCATAG
- a CDS encoding ABC transporter permease — MFITTALRNIRRNFSYTFLNVFGLGLGVATCLVIFLVVRNELSYDNYHKKADRTYRVTLNAIDFNPSVSMAIAPAMRSDFPELEISQSWFRYGGMVKIGEHRYNEKGYFFADQQFTSIFDFQWMAGNARTALTAPNTVVLTESMAKKYFGKENAMGQVIRLDNAYDLKVTGIIKDQPANTHIPFLFLVSFETLAKELEPAGMNFYAIMGGTTYIVVPEHYDVDQLRKRIPSFIKSHWGNDIAKDARLPLQPMLDIHYDTRYLGGGASPTVSKNSYKALGAIGLLIIIIAAINFINLSTAQSIKRAKEVGVRKVLGADRRQLIRQFLGETSVLVLVAVVLGTLAASLFLSKATDWLEINIGPAALADPVVMLFIGGLTLLLILLAGVYPAFVQSAFNPISAFKNMRAPVVRGFSLRKSLVVVQFVISQLLIIGTLVVAWQMDFFRNQDLGFNKEAVVSFPLPDRSKREIIRQQLAADPGVKEMSFSSGAPGYSNNFAPFSAPDRGLDKDDVTELKFIDEHYTTMFGIKLLAGAGLVPLQGVDTLNQVLVNETLIHKLGIQNPQEAIGARFKGVGRTLTIKGVVQDFQSESKHKLRRPVILRYNADRLYDVSVKLQSGNMVKTMARIDKMWSTMFPEELFEYEFLDDHIANFYRQEQKLYTAFRLFAGIAILIGCLGLYGLIAFAAIQRTKEVGIRKVLGASMTSIVYLFSKEFIWLIVIAFCIAAPIAYYMMDNWLQNFAYHISIGVGVFLLAIAASFIIAGLTIATQTIKAAVANPVKALRSE; from the coding sequence ATGTTTATCACTACAGCCCTCAGAAATATTCGCCGGAATTTCAGTTATACCTTTCTTAATGTTTTTGGTCTTGGTTTAGGCGTTGCTACCTGCCTGGTCATTTTCCTGGTAGTGCGCAATGAGCTCAGTTACGACAATTACCACAAAAAAGCTGATCGTACTTACCGGGTAACCCTCAATGCCATTGATTTTAATCCGAGTGTATCTATGGCCATTGCGCCCGCCATGCGTTCCGACTTTCCCGAATTGGAGATATCCCAATCCTGGTTTCGCTATGGTGGCATGGTAAAAATTGGCGAGCACCGGTACAATGAAAAGGGCTACTTTTTTGCCGATCAGCAGTTTACCAGCATATTCGATTTTCAGTGGATGGCAGGAAATGCCCGTACTGCTTTGACAGCTCCCAATACCGTGGTGCTCACAGAAAGCATGGCAAAGAAATACTTTGGTAAGGAGAATGCCATGGGACAGGTGATCCGGCTCGACAATGCATACGACCTGAAGGTGACCGGCATCATCAAAGACCAGCCTGCCAATACACATATTCCTTTTTTGTTTCTTGTTTCTTTCGAGACACTGGCCAAGGAATTGGAACCGGCCGGTATGAACTTCTATGCCATCATGGGCGGCACTACCTATATCGTGGTGCCTGAACATTATGATGTGGATCAGTTAAGAAAGAGGATACCTTCTTTTATTAAAAGCCATTGGGGGAATGATATTGCCAAAGATGCAAGATTGCCGCTGCAACCCATGTTGGATATCCACTATGATACCCGCTACCTGGGCGGTGGTGCCAGTCCTACCGTTTCAAAAAATTCTTACAAAGCGTTGGGAGCAATTGGCCTGCTCATCATCATCATAGCTGCCATTAATTTTATCAACCTATCTACTGCCCAATCTATCAAACGGGCCAAAGAAGTAGGCGTGCGCAAGGTACTAGGCGCAGATCGTCGCCAGCTGATACGCCAGTTTTTGGGTGAAACCTCGGTCCTTGTATTGGTGGCCGTAGTGCTGGGCACCCTGGCCGCCTCATTGTTCTTATCCAAAGCAACTGACTGGCTGGAAATAAATATCGGACCAGCAGCGCTTGCCGATCCCGTAGTGATGCTGTTTATTGGAGGCCTTACCTTACTCCTGATATTGCTGGCGGGCGTATACCCGGCTTTTGTACAATCTGCTTTCAATCCCATATCCGCATTTAAGAATATGAGGGCACCGGTAGTGCGTGGTTTTTCTCTTCGCAAAAGCCTGGTGGTGGTGCAATTTGTGATCTCACAGCTGCTCATCATCGGTACCTTGGTAGTAGCCTGGCAAATGGACTTTTTCCGCAACCAAGACCTTGGCTTCAACAAAGAGGCTGTGGTTTCCTTTCCACTGCCCGACCGCAGCAAACGGGAGATCATCCGGCAGCAACTGGCCGCTGATCCCGGCGTAAAAGAAATGAGTTTTTCTTCCGGCGCGCCAGGCTATAGCAATAATTTCGCGCCTTTTTCAGCACCCGATCGCGGCCTTGATAAAGATGATGTTACGGAACTCAAGTTCATTGATGAACATTATACTACTATGTTTGGAATTAAGCTGTTGGCAGGCGCGGGCCTTGTACCCTTGCAAGGAGTGGACACCCTGAATCAGGTGCTGGTCAATGAAACGCTGATCCATAAACTAGGTATACAAAACCCACAGGAGGCCATTGGCGCTCGCTTTAAAGGAGTGGGCCGTACATTGACCATTAAAGGAGTAGTTCAGGATTTTCAAAGTGAAAGCAAACACAAGTTGAGACGCCCGGTTATCTTAAGGTACAATGCCGACCGCTTGTACGACGTGAGTGTAAAATTGCAGTCCGGCAATATGGTGAAGACCATGGCCCGCATCGATAAAATGTGGTCCACTATGTTTCCCGAAGAATTATTCGAATACGAATTTCTGGACGACCATATTGCCAACTTCTACAGGCAGGAACAAAAACTCTATACCGCTTTCAGGTTATTTGCCGGTATTGCCATCCTCATCGGATGTCTGGGACTATATGGTCTCATCGCTTTTGCAGCCATCCAGCGTACTAAAGAAGTGGGTATCCGCAAAGTGCTCGGCGCTTCCATGACCAGCATTGTGTACCTGTTCTCTAAAGAGTTTATCTGGCTTATTGTGATCGCGTTTTGTATTGCAGCCCCCATTGCTTATTACATGATGGACAACTGGCTGCAGAACTTTGCTTATCATATCAGCATTGGCGTGGGCGTATTCCTGCTGGCAATAGCAGCCTCCTTTATTATAGCCGGCCTTACTATTGCCACCCAAACGATCAAAGCAGCAGTGGCCAATCCGGTGAAGGCATTGAGGAGTGAATAG
- a CDS encoding PhzF family phenazine biosynthesis protein gives MKLTLYQVDAFTDKLFGGNPAAVIPLQEWISDELMQQLALENNLSETVFFVPAGGTDEYDFHIRWFTPAAEINLCGHATLASAWVLYHILGYEKPTIRFHCLSGLLTISRQGDIISMDFPAWKPQPLKDFPADLAVALGFVPFVNVYKYRDFLVELENEEAVRNCQPDFVRLKRMGEKAIITARGVEVDFVSRFFAPIVGIDEDPVTGSAHSQLIPYWAEKLGKTNLRAKQLSRRGGDLWCDYLGERVTIAGKCVFFMKGEINLK, from the coding sequence ATGAAACTTACGCTTTACCAGGTAGATGCTTTTACCGATAAACTCTTCGGCGGTAATCCTGCGGCCGTGATCCCTTTACAGGAATGGATCAGCGATGAGTTGATGCAACAACTAGCCTTGGAAAACAACCTCAGTGAGACTGTATTCTTTGTTCCTGCCGGCGGCACCGATGAGTATGATTTTCATATTCGCTGGTTTACCCCTGCCGCAGAGATCAATTTGTGCGGCCACGCCACCCTGGCATCCGCCTGGGTATTGTACCATATACTGGGTTATGAGAAGCCCACCATCCGTTTCCATTGTTTAAGTGGCTTGCTCACCATTTCCCGCCAGGGGGATATTATCAGCATGGACTTTCCCGCCTGGAAACCACAGCCTTTGAAAGACTTTCCGGCCGATCTGGCCGTGGCCCTTGGTTTTGTACCTTTTGTGAATGTGTATAAATACCGTGACTTCCTGGTGGAACTGGAAAACGAAGAAGCCGTGCGTAATTGCCAGCCCGATTTTGTACGGCTTAAGAGGATGGGAGAGAAAGCCATTATCACGGCAAGGGGTGTTGAAGTGGATTTTGTATCCCGTTTCTTTGCGCCCATCGTAGGTATAGATGAAGACCCCGTAACCGGGTCAGCCCATTCCCAATTGATTCCCTATTGGGCAGAAAAGCTGGGAAAGACTAACTTGCGGGCGAAACAGCTATCCAGGCGTGGCGGTGATTTGTGGTGCGACTACCTGGGCGAGCGGGTGACCATTGCGGGCAAATGTGTGTTTTTCATGAAAGGAGAGATCAACCTGAAATAG
- a CDS encoding trimeric intracellular cation channel family protein: MDYSFLNIIDILGTIAFAVSGAFSAMERKLDPFGVVILAFVTAIGGGTLRDVLIGNTPVAWLRNEMTATVILATAFITLFFGRYVKQFQKTLFLFDALGLGVFTLIGMEKGLRMQLSPGICIALGTITACFGGVIRDVLLNNVPLIFQREIYASACILGGSLYLLLQKTGLSNDWNTIIAILTIVLIRIIAMRYKLMLPRVYENRM, encoded by the coding sequence ATGGACTATAGCTTCCTTAACATTATTGATATCCTTGGTACCATTGCTTTTGCAGTATCCGGTGCATTCTCTGCTATGGAGCGAAAGCTGGATCCCTTTGGCGTGGTCATCCTGGCATTTGTGACCGCCATCGGCGGGGGTACCCTGCGCGATGTGCTGATCGGCAATACACCGGTAGCCTGGCTTCGTAATGAGATGACCGCCACCGTCATTCTTGCCACAGCCTTCATCACTTTATTCTTTGGCCGTTATGTGAAGCAATTCCAAAAAACATTGTTCCTTTTCGATGCCCTGGGATTGGGGGTATTCACCCTCATTGGTATGGAGAAAGGATTGCGTATGCAATTGAGTCCCGGTATCTGTATTGCTTTGGGTACCATCACTGCCTGCTTTGGCGGTGTCATTCGTGATGTTTTGCTCAACAATGTACCCCTGATCTTTCAGCGCGAAATTTATGCTTCTGCCTGTATATTGGGTGGCAGTCTTTACCTGCTGTTGCAGAAAACCGGGCTATCCAATGATTGGAATACCATTATCGCCATACTCACCATTGTATTGATCCGTATCATTGCCATGCGTTATAAGCTTATGTTGCCGCGGGTGTATGAGAACAGGATGTGA
- a CDS encoding alpha-ketoacid dehydrogenase subunit alpha/beta — translation MENTIHNPLLTSEKLSFDKFREEVLRDYRMACESREVSLMGRKEVLTGKAKFGIFGDGKEVAQIAVSKFFKNGDFLSGYYRDQTLAFATGQATLEEFFAQLYADPNPANDPHSSGRQMNSHFATPNVDSNGEWLDLVNRKNIAAGMAPTAAQMPRSLGFALASTLFRHSGVLQDMHELSDNGNEICFCTIGDASTSEGHFWETINAAGVLQVPLAVFVWDDGYGISVPRKYQTTKGSISEALKGMQKKDHTNGFDIYKLKAWDYAGMCEVLETAIQKIRDTHIPALFHVEEVTQPQGHSTSGSHERYKSPDQLEWEREWDANKKMREWVLENELASEDELYEIEVASKELVRENKNRAWEKYIAPIKQQVAHCVELIDALIRQGLDVHGDMEKAKHELVINREPQRKDVLHTLHRVISAAGDTTAVNEIKALYASLKQEGYNSYSSFLYDESPKSPLLVEAVPATYASDAPMTNGYEILNKYFDALFSSNPKVLAFGEDVGKIGDVNQGFAGLQAKYGNHRIFDTAIRELTIMGQGIGLAMRGLRPIAEIQYLDYLLYGLQPLSDDAASLHWRTKGRQSCPLIVRTRGHRLEGIWHSGSPMGMMIHSLRGMHICVPRNMVQAAGMYNTLLDGNDPAIVVESLNGYRLKEKLPANLLDFRVPLGVPEIVREGTDITVVSYGSTLRIAQEAAVVLERSGISCEIVDVQTLLPFDIHHHILASLKKTNRIVFVDEDVPGGACGYMYTEVMEKQGGYRWLDVSPRTITAKAHRPSYGSDGDYFSKPNLEEIVDVIREMMAE, via the coding sequence ATGGAAAATACGATTCACAACCCATTGCTCACCAGCGAGAAGCTTTCTTTCGACAAGTTCAGGGAAGAAGTGCTCCGGGACTACCGGATGGCCTGTGAAAGCCGGGAAGTCAGCCTTATGGGCCGGAAAGAGGTGCTTACCGGGAAAGCCAAATTTGGCATTTTCGGCGATGGTAAGGAAGTTGCCCAGATCGCTGTCTCCAAGTTTTTCAAAAATGGTGATTTCCTGTCGGGGTATTACCGCGATCAAACCCTGGCTTTTGCTACCGGGCAGGCTACCCTGGAAGAGTTTTTCGCCCAGTTGTATGCCGATCCCAACCCGGCCAATGACCCCCATAGCTCCGGCCGCCAGATGAACTCCCATTTCGCTACCCCCAATGTAGACAGCAATGGAGAGTGGCTCGACCTCGTGAATCGTAAAAATATTGCAGCTGGTATGGCGCCTACCGCCGCCCAGATGCCCCGCTCCCTGGGATTTGCCCTTGCCTCTACACTTTTCCGCCATTCCGGTGTTTTGCAGGATATGCACGAACTGAGCGATAATGGCAACGAAATATGTTTTTGCACCATCGGTGATGCATCTACCTCCGAAGGCCATTTCTGGGAAACCATCAATGCCGCCGGTGTATTGCAGGTGCCCCTCGCCGTATTTGTATGGGATGATGGCTACGGTATTTCCGTACCCCGAAAATACCAGACTACCAAAGGCTCCATTTCAGAAGCCTTGAAGGGCATGCAGAAAAAAGACCATACCAATGGTTTTGATATTTATAAACTCAAAGCATGGGATTATGCCGGCATGTGCGAAGTGCTGGAAACCGCCATTCAAAAAATACGCGACACCCATATACCCGCCTTATTCCATGTGGAAGAAGTAACACAGCCACAGGGACATTCTACCTCCGGCAGCCATGAGCGTTATAAATCTCCTGATCAGCTCGAATGGGAACGCGAATGGGATGCCAATAAGAAAATGAGGGAATGGGTACTCGAAAATGAACTGGCCAGTGAAGATGAACTGTATGAAATTGAAGTAGCGTCTAAAGAACTGGTGCGTGAAAATAAGAACCGCGCCTGGGAAAAATACATTGCCCCCATCAAACAGCAGGTGGCCCATTGCGTAGAATTGATAGATGCCCTCATCAGGCAGGGCCTGGACGTGCACGGCGATATGGAGAAAGCCAAACATGAACTGGTCATCAACCGTGAGCCCCAGCGCAAAGATGTGTTGCATACCCTGCACCGCGTGATCAGTGCTGCCGGCGACACTACTGCCGTCAATGAAATAAAAGCATTGTATGCTTCCCTCAAACAGGAAGGATATAATTCTTACAGTAGCTTTCTCTACGATGAAAGTCCAAAGAGCCCCTTATTGGTAGAAGCAGTACCTGCTACCTACGCATCAGATGCGCCCATGACCAATGGCTACGAAATACTGAATAAGTATTTTGACGCCCTCTTCAGCAGCAATCCCAAAGTATTGGCCTTTGGGGAAGACGTAGGTAAGATCGGCGATGTGAACCAGGGCTTTGCCGGTTTACAGGCCAAATATGGCAATCACCGCATCTTTGATACCGCTATCCGCGAGCTCACCATCATGGGGCAGGGCATTGGCCTGGCCATGCGTGGCTTGCGTCCCATTGCAGAAATACAATACCTCGATTACTTATTATACGGCCTGCAACCATTGAGCGATGATGCGGCCAGCCTGCATTGGCGTACCAAAGGACGGCAAAGCTGCCCGCTTATTGTACGTACACGCGGTCACCGCCTGGAAGGCATCTGGCACAGTGGCTCTCCCATGGGAATGATGATCCATTCCCTGCGTGGTATGCACATTTGCGTTCCCCGCAACATGGTACAGGCTGCCGGTATGTACAATACCTTACTGGATGGAAATGATCCTGCCATTGTAGTAGAATCCCTCAACGGTTACCGCCTCAAGGAAAAATTGCCTGCCAACCTGCTCGATTTCCGCGTACCCCTGGGTGTACCTGAAATAGTGCGGGAGGGCACTGATATCACCGTGGTATCCTATGGTTCCACCCTGCGCATTGCCCAGGAGGCTGCCGTAGTGCTGGAAAGATCCGGCATCAGTTGTGAGATCGTAGACGTTCAAACCCTGTTGCCTTTTGATATTCACCATCATATTCTGGCTTCCCTGAAGAAGACCAATCGCATTGTGTTTGTAGATGAAGATGTGCCCGGCGGTGCCTGCGGTTACATGTACACCGAAGTAATGGAAAAGCAGGGTGGTTACCGCTGGCTCGATGTATCTCCGCGTACGATCACGGCAAAGGCCCACCGCCCCAGCTATGGCAGCGATGGCGATTATTTCAGCAAGCCCAACCTGGAAGAAATTGTAGATGTTATCAGGGAAATGATGGCAGAGTAA